The following nucleotide sequence is from Paraburkholderia flava.
CGCGACACCGAACGACGCGCGTCGGGATATGCGCGGCGCAGCAGAGGGAACGAAACGGACGAGACGGGAAACCAGCATCAGAGATCGTTCACCTGAAAGCGTTTGAGCGTATTGACGAGCGTGTCGTTATCCGGCTCCAGCTTGCGCGCTTCGCGCCACGCGGCGCGCGCCTGATCCTGGTCACCGCTCTTCCACAGCACCTCGCCGAGGTGCGCGCCGATTTCGGCGTTCGGTTGAAGCTCGTAGGCTTTGCGCAGCAGTTTGACCGCATCCGCCGTATTGCCGAGCCGGTACTTCACCCAGCCGACGCTGTCCATGATGAACGCGTCGTTCGGTGCGAGCGCCGATGCTTTCTCGACCAGTCTGTCCGCTTCCTGCAGACGCTGGTTGCGATCAGCGAGCGAATAGCCGAGTGCGTTGTACGCCTGCGGATTGTCCGGCTGCGAGCGGATCAGCTTGCGCAACTGGCCTTCCATGATTTCGTAATGGCCGTTCTTTTCGGCGGCCATCGCGTAGTCGTAGGTCAGATCGGGGTCGTCTGGGTAATCGGCGGTGGCCTGCGCGAGCCGTGCCTCCGCTTCCGGATAGTGCTTCGTGTCGAACAGCACCGCTGCATCCGTGCGCGCGATCAGCGCCTGGTCGCGCGGATCCGGGGCCTTGATGTTCGCGAGCAGTTTGCGCGCGTCATCGGGCTTGCCCTGCTTTTCGAGCAACTGCGCACGCGTGATCTGCGCCGGGACGTACTGCTGGCTCGCGGGCGTGATCTTGTCGAGCCAGTTGGCGGCGCCTGCTTCGTCCTTTTGCTCGAGCGACAATTGCGCGAGATAGATGTACGCCTGACCCGCATCGGCGCCCGGCGTTGCCTCTGCTTTCTGCGCGTATTGCGTGAGCCACGTCTGCGCTTCGGCCGGCTTTTTCTGCTGGATCTTGATCAGCCCGAGCGCCATCAACGGCGTGAGGTCGTTCGGGTTGTCCTTGTGCATCACCTCGAACTGCTTCTGCGCATCGTCGAGACGGTCGCTGGCCAGGTAGACCTGTGCGAGCGCGAGCCGCGCGTCGTGCGACTTCGGATTCTGCTGAACGTACTTCTCGATCGCGGCGGTGCCTTCCTTGCGCTCGTCCGGACCCATCTGCGTGAGCGCCAGCGCGGCGGGCAGATAGTCGGGCTTCAGCGTGAGCGCCTGTTCGAGCGACTTGCGCGCGCCCGGCGCATCGTCGGCGAGAATCTGCTGACGGGCGAGCGCCATTTGCGCCTCGGGCCGGTTCATGTCGTTCTTCAACAGATCCTGCAGCACATGCAGGCCGCCGACACGATTCGGTCCGCGCGACAGCAGCAACTGCAGCGCGAGGATGCCGTTGCCGCGATTGTCCGCCGGGATTCGCGCGAGTTCGCGCGCGAGCAGCGGCGACGCGTCATCCGGTTTGCCGGACAACACGAGCAGCGACGCGTCGAGCTGCGCAGCACGTTCCGAGCTGGGCGCATACTGCTGCCACAGTTGCACGGCGGCGAGCGCATCCGACGGACTTTGCGCGGCCAGCGCGATTTCGGTCGCGCGCTGCGCCATCCGCGGATCGTGCGTGTCGCGCGCGAGTGCGAGATAGGTCTGGTAAGCGGGTGCCGCCTGGCCTCTTTGCAGCGCGACTTCGGCTGCGAGTACCTGGAACACGATCTGGCTGGAGAGCTGAACGTCCGGCAGATCCTTCGCTTCGTCGGCGCTTTGCGGGCCGAGTGCGTCCGGCAATGTCACCGAGGTGTCATCCGAATCGGACGACGGGTCCTGGGCATGCGCGGGCATCGCGACGAACGTCCACGCGGCGAGCACGGCGACGCCGAGAAGCCGGCGCGGGGATACGGCTGTCGGTACGCGCGACGCGCGAGCGGGGCGCTTCATCAAAAGCTGCTTCACGAAGGACAGGTTCATGGAAATCCGTTCAATGTTTCGGACGATTGTAACGCGCTCGCTACAATACGCGCACAACCACTCACGCAAGTTGCAGACCAGTTAGACATGCCAGAGTTGCCAGAAGTTGAGGTTACCCGTCGAGGAATCGAACCTTACGTTGCCGGGCGCCGCGTGGAGCGCGTCGACGTACGCACGCCCGCACTGCGCTGGCCGATTCCGGACGGTCTCGCCGCGATGCTGCGCGGCCGGTTGGTCCATAAGGTCGAGCGACGCGGCAAGTACCTGCTGTTCGAAGTCGACGAGGGCTGGTTCATCGTGCATCTGGGGATGACCGGCACGCTGCGCGTCCTGCGCAACATGCCGCATCCGCCTGCGGCGGCGAAACACGACCACGTCGACTGGATCTTCGACGAGTTCATTCTGCGCTATCGCGATCCGCGGCGCTTCGGAGCCGTACTGTGGCATGCGCGCGCCGACGGCGATGTGCTCGAACATCCGCTGCTCGCGGGGCTCGGCATCGAACCGTTCGCGCCTGCATTCAGCGGCGCGCTGATGCATCGACTGACGCGCGGTCGCAAGGTATCCGTCAAGCAGGTGCTGCTGGCGGGCGAGGTCGTGGTCGGGGTGGGCAACATTTACGCTTCCGAAAGCCTGTTTCGCGCGGGCATCCGGCCGACAACCCCGGCGGGCAGAATCTCGTTGGTCCGTTACGGTTTGCTGGCGGATGCGGTCCGGGTGACGCTCGCCGCTGCAATCGAGAAGGGCGGCAGCACGCTGCGCGATTTCGTCGGCAGCGACGGCGAGAGCGGCTATTTCCAGCTCGACTATTTCGTCTATGATCGCGCGGGCCAGCCATGCCGCGTGTGCGGCACGCCGATCCGACAGATCGTTCAGGGGCAGCGTTCCACTTACTACTGCCCGACCTGCCAGCGCTAATCGAGTCTCCATGTACGTTTCGGCTTCTTCCTTGCGTTCGTCTTCCGCCGCCGCTATGTCGGTGAACTCCGACAGCTGTCCGGATTTCGCCGCGCGCCTCGTCGCGTGGCAGCGGCAGCACGGTCGTCACGACCTGCCGTGGCAAAACACGCGTGACGCGTACCGCATCTGGCTGTCGGAGATCATGCTGCAGCAGACGCAAGTGTCGACGGTGATTCCGTATTACGCGCGGTTTCTCGCGCGCTGTCCCGATGTCGCGGCGCTGGCCGCTGCACCGCTCGACGATGTGATGGCGCTATGGGCCGGCCTCGGCTACTACTCGCGCGCGCGCAACCTGCATCGCTGCGCGCAGGCGGTGGTCGAGCGGCACGATGGCGCGTTCCCCGCATCGGTCGATGCACTCGCCGATCTGCCGGGTATCGGCCGCTCGACGGCGGCGGCGATTGCGTCGTTTGCGTTCGGCGCACGCGCGACGATCCTCGACGGCAACGTGAAGCGCGTGCTCGCGCGCGTGTTCGGCGTCGAAGGTTTTCCCGGCGAGAAGCGGGTCGAAAACGCGATGTGGGTGCTGGCCGAATCGCTGCTGCCGCCTGCCGCGAATGCCGAAGACGTGAGCGCGTACACGCAGGGATTGATGGATCTCGGCGCGACGCTCTGCGTGCGCGGCAAGCCCGATTGCGCGCGCTGTCCGTTCGCCGACGATTGCGTCGCGAACGCGACCGGGCGTCAGCGCGAACTGCCGGCTGCGCGTCCGAAGAAAGCCGTGCCGACGCGTCGCACGTGGATGCTCGTGCTGCGCGACGGCGATGCGGTGATGCTCGAGAAGCGGCCGCCGTCGGGTATCTGGGGTGGTCTGTGGAGTCTGCCGGAAGCCGCCGACGAAGATGCGCTTGCCGAACGCGCGCATGCATTCGGCGCGGACGGTGTGGTGTCGCCGCTTGCGCCGATGACGCACACGTTCACGCACTTCAAGCTCGATATCGAACCGCGCATCGCCGAACTGTCGCGTGGCGTGAGCATCGGTGCGCTTGGCGACGCGGAGACCGCATGGGTCGCGATGCGCGATATCGACGCGTACGGCGTTCCCGCGCCGGTGCGCAAGCTTCTGGATGGACTGCAGGGATCGTTGCTCTAACGGCGGTGTCTAGAGCAGTTGATGCTGCTGCATGTAGTGATGAACGACGTCGATGCGCGCGCCGGCATCTTCCAGTTCCATCAGCTTCTGTCGTGCGCGTAACGCGATCGGCAAAATTTCGGCGAGCCGGTTCGACACCCACGATGGATCGTCGAACCTGAACGGCTCCACGAACGGCAGATTGCTCGGATCTTTCTCGCGGATCGCTTCGATGATCCGCTCGAGCACTTCCGCGCACGCGCCGAACTTCGCAAGATGCTCATTGCTTTCGAGCGGTTGATCGTCGCCGATCGGCTCCGCCATCCCGACGAGCAGACCCGCGGCCGCGACGCGATGCGACAGCAGACGAAAGCGCCGCGTACCGCGCGCACGGATCAACAGCATGCCGAACGTCTCGACGTCGCAGTCGGAAATTTCCGCAAGACAGCCGATCGTTTCGGGCACAGCCGGTTCATCGGGCTTCGCCACTTCGCCGCCGCTTTTCAGCAGACACACGCCGAATGGCGTCTTCGCGCGCAGACAGTCGCGCACCATGTCCAGATAACGCGCTTCGAAGATCTTGAGGGGCAGCAGCCCGTCGGGGAATAGCACCGTATGCAGCGGGAACAGCGGCAGATCGGCGAGTACGGCAGAAGTAGGCATGACGCAACGCTCGGTTAAGGGCCGCGCGAGGCACGGCCCATCAGGCACGGCTGATCAGATCAGGCGCGGCCGGCTAGGCGACCAGCTTCGACGATTCGCCGACGTCGATCGGCGCGTCCCGGTGCCGCACGATCACGTTTGCCGCGCTCGCGAGACGCGCGGCGAGCGTCTGCGCGATGAATACCGAACGATGCTGTCCACCGGTGCAGCCGATGGCGACCGTGAGATAGCTACGATTGTCGTCGCGGAAGTGCGGCAACCACTTCACGAGAAATGCTTCGATGTCGCCAATCATCTGATGGACGACTGGCAGCGCATCGAGAAAATCGATCACCGGTTTGTCGAGCCCGGTGAGCGGACGCAACTGGCTGTCGTAGTACGGATTCGGCAGTGTGCGAACGTCGAATACGAAATCCGCGTCGAGCGGCACACCTCGTTTGAAGCCGAACGACTCGAACGTCAGCGCGAGCCCGGTGCGTTCCTGTTCGACGAAGCGCTTGACCCACGCGCGCAATGCGTTCGCGCGCAGATTGCTGGTGTCGATCTGATGACCGAACTCCGCGAGGCCCGCGACGAGTTCGCGCTCGCGATCGATCGCTTCTTCGAGTGACGTCAGCAGGCCGACGTCCGCATCGTGCGCGGTCGAACCGGATAGTGGATGCCGGCGGCGCGTTTCGGAAAAGCGTTGAATCAGCGACTGCGTGCTCGCGTTGAGGAACAGCACGCGGACGTCGTGTTCGCGCGCGAGGTCGCGGATCATCGCGGGCATCTCGTCGAGCGAGGCGCTCGAGCGCGCGTCGATCGCGACGGCAAGCTTGTCCTGTCCGTCGCTGACGAGATAGGTGGCAAGTTCCGGCAGAAATCTCGGCGGCAGATTGTCGACGCAGTAGTAGCCCGCGTCTTCGAGCGCGTTCAACGCGACCGATTTGCCGGAGCCGGAAATGCCGGTGATCAGGATGATGCGCATGGAGCCTCGAAATCCGTTCGGTTCATCATAGCACCAGGCTTTTCCAGCGGTGGATGCGTGCCCGTCAGATCAGCTTGCCGGGAAACTGGCTGTCCGGATCCTGCATCGCGAGGCGTTGCCGATCCATGAAATCGCGCAGCGTATCGATGCCGCGCAGTTGCAGGATCGTGTTGCGCACGGCGGCCTCGACCAGCACCGCGAGGTTGCGGCCGGCCGCCACCTGGATCGTGACTTTGCTGATCGGCAGACCGAGCACGTCGACGGTCTGGCTTTCGAGCGGCAGGCGCTGGAATTCGCCGTCCGGACGGCGCACGAGTTGCACGATCAGCTTCAGTTTCATTTTGCGGCGCACGGCGGTTTCACCGAAGATCGTCTTGATGTCGAGCAGACCGAGGCCGCGCACTTCGAGCAGATTCTGCAGCAGCGGGGGGCAGCGGCCTTCGACGAAATCCGGACCGAGGCGCACGAAGTCGACGGCATCGTCGGCGACGAGGCCGTGGCCTCGGCTGATCAGTTCGAGACCGAGTTCGCTCTTGCCGAGGCCGGAATCGCCGGTGAGCAGCACGCCCATGCCGAGGATGTCGAGAAACACGCCGTGCAGCGTCGCGCGCGGCGCGAGGATGCGCGACATATAGAGACGCAGGCTGTCGATGACCGCCGCCGGCGACATCGGCGTGGTGAACAGCGGCGTGGACGAGCGGGTACAGCGCAGGACCAGTTCGGGCGGCGCGGCGACACCGCCGGCGACGACGAGAAAC
It contains:
- a CDS encoding tetratricopeptide repeat protein — encoded protein: MNLSFVKQLLMKRPARASRVPTAVSPRRLLGVAVLAAWTFVAMPAHAQDPSSDSDDTSVTLPDALGPQSADEAKDLPDVQLSSQIVFQVLAAEVALQRGQAAPAYQTYLALARDTHDPRMAQRATEIALAAQSPSDALAAVQLWQQYAPSSERAAQLDASLLVLSGKPDDASPLLARELARIPADNRGNGILALQLLLSRGPNRVGGLHVLQDLLKNDMNRPEAQMALARQQILADDAPGARKSLEQALTLKPDYLPAALALTQMGPDERKEGTAAIEKYVQQNPKSHDARLALAQVYLASDRLDDAQKQFEVMHKDNPNDLTPLMALGLIKIQQKKPAEAQTWLTQYAQKAEATPGADAGQAYIYLAQLSLEQKDEAGAANWLDKITPASQQYVPAQITRAQLLEKQGKPDDARKLLANIKAPDPRDQALIARTDAAVLFDTKHYPEAEARLAQATADYPDDPDLTYDYAMAAEKNGHYEIMEGQLRKLIRSQPDNPQAYNALGYSLADRNQRLQEADRLVEKASALAPNDAFIMDSVGWVKYRLGNTADAVKLLRKAYELQPNAEIGAHLGEVLWKSGDQDQARAAWREARKLEPDNDTLVNTLKRFQVNDL
- the mutM gene encoding bifunctional DNA-formamidopyrimidine glycosylase/DNA-(apurinic or apyrimidinic site) lyase, which gives rise to MPELPEVEVTRRGIEPYVAGRRVERVDVRTPALRWPIPDGLAAMLRGRLVHKVERRGKYLLFEVDEGWFIVHLGMTGTLRVLRNMPHPPAAAKHDHVDWIFDEFILRYRDPRRFGAVLWHARADGDVLEHPLLAGLGIEPFAPAFSGALMHRLTRGRKVSVKQVLLAGEVVVGVGNIYASESLFRAGIRPTTPAGRISLVRYGLLADAVRVTLAAAIEKGGSTLRDFVGSDGESGYFQLDYFVYDRAGQPCRVCGTPIRQIVQGQRSTYYCPTCQR
- the mutY gene encoding A/G-specific adenine glycosylase, with translation MSVNSDSCPDFAARLVAWQRQHGRHDLPWQNTRDAYRIWLSEIMLQQTQVSTVIPYYARFLARCPDVAALAAAPLDDVMALWAGLGYYSRARNLHRCAQAVVERHDGAFPASVDALADLPGIGRSTAAAIASFAFGARATILDGNVKRVLARVFGVEGFPGEKRVENAMWVLAESLLPPAANAEDVSAYTQGLMDLGATLCVRGKPDCARCPFADDCVANATGRQRELPAARPKKAVPTRRTWMLVLRDGDAVMLEKRPPSGIWGGLWSLPEAADEDALAERAHAFGADGVVSPLAPMTHTFTHFKLDIEPRIAELSRGVSIGALGDAETAWVAMRDIDAYGVPAPVRKLLDGLQGSLL
- a CDS encoding LON peptidase substrate-binding domain-containing protein, whose translation is MPTSAVLADLPLFPLHTVLFPDGLLPLKIFEARYLDMVRDCLRAKTPFGVCLLKSGGEVAKPDEPAVPETIGCLAEISDCDVETFGMLLIRARGTRRFRLLSHRVAAAGLLVGMAEPIGDDQPLESNEHLAKFGACAEVLERIIEAIREKDPSNLPFVEPFRFDDPSWVSNRLAEILPIALRARQKLMELEDAGARIDVVHHYMQQHQLL
- the rapZ gene encoding RNase adapter RapZ, which codes for MRIILITGISGSGKSVALNALEDAGYYCVDNLPPRFLPELATYLVSDGQDKLAVAIDARSSASLDEMPAMIRDLAREHDVRVLFLNASTQSLIQRFSETRRRHPLSGSTAHDADVGLLTSLEEAIDRERELVAGLAEFGHQIDTSNLRANALRAWVKRFVEQERTGLALTFESFGFKRGVPLDADFVFDVRTLPNPYYDSQLRPLTGLDKPVIDFLDALPVVHQMIGDIEAFLVKWLPHFRDDNRSYLTVAIGCTGGQHRSVFIAQTLAARLASAANVIVRHRDAPIDVGESSKLVA
- the hprK gene encoding HPr(Ser) kinase/phosphatase encodes the protein MDTSSINAQSIFDDNAATLKLSWLTGHEGWERGFSTETVTTATSSADLVGHLNLIHPNRIQVLGDAETNYYQRQSEEDRSRHMAELIALEPPFLVVAGGVAAPPELVLRCTRSSTPLFTTPMSPAAVIDSLRLYMSRILAPRATLHGVFLDILGMGVLLTGDSGLGKSELGLELISRGHGLVADDAVDFVRLGPDFVEGRCPPLLQNLLEVRGLGLLDIKTIFGETAVRRKMKLKLIVQLVRRPDGEFQRLPLESQTVDVLGLPISKVTIQVAAGRNLAVLVEAAVRNTILQLRGIDTLRDFMDRQRLAMQDPDSQFPGKLI